agaatagtgagtgcagctctggggtataatacaggaggtaactcaggatcagtaatgtaatgtatgtacacagtgactgcaccagcagaatagtgagtgcagctctggggtataatacaggatgtaactcaggatcagtaatgtaatgtatgtacacagtgactgcaccagcagaatagtgagtgcagctctggagtataatacaggaggtaactcaggatcagtaatgtaatgtatgtacacagtgactgcaccagcagaatagtgagtgcagctctggggtataatacgggatgtaactcaggatcagtaatgtatgtacacagtgactgcaccagcagaatagtgagtgcagctctggggtataatacaggatctaactcaggatcagtaatgtatgtacacagtgactgcaccagcagaatagtgagtgcagctctggggtataatacaggatgtaacttcggatcagtaatgtaatgtatgtacacagtgactgcaccagcagaatagtgagtgcagctctggggtataatacaggatgtaactcaggatcagtaatgtatgtacacagtgactgcaccagcagaatagtgagtgcagctctggggtataatacaggaggtaactcaggatcagtaatgtaatgtatgtacacagtgactgcaccagcagaatagtgagtgcagctctggagtataatacaggatgtaactcaggatcagtaatgtaatgtatgtacacagtgactgcaccagcagaatagtgagtgcagctctggagtataatacaggaggtaactcaggatcagtaatgtaatgtatgtacacagtgactgcaccagcagaatagtgagtgcagctctggagtataatacaggatgtaactcaggatcagtaatgtaatgtatgtacacagtgactgcaccagcagaatagtgagtgcagctctggagtataatacaggatgtaactccggatcagtaatgtaatgtatgtacacagtgactgcaccagcagaatagtgagtgcagctctggggtataatacaggatgtaactcaggatcagtaatgtatgtacacagtgactgcaccagcagaatagtgagtgcagctctggggtataatacaggaggtaactcaggatcagtaatgtaatgtatgtacacagtgactgcaccatcagaatagtgagtgcagctctggggtataatacaggatgtaactcaggatcagtaatgtaatgtatgtacacagtgactgcaccagcagaatagtgagtgcagctctggagtataatacaggatgtaactccggatcagtaatgtaatgtatgtacacagtgactgcaccagcagaatagtgagtgcagctctggggtataatacaggaggtaactcaggatcagtaatgtaatgtatgtacacagtgactgcaccagcagaatagtgagtgcagctctggggtataatacaggatgtaactcaggatcagtaatgtatgtacacagtgactgcaccagcagaatagtgagtgcagctctggggtataatacaggaggtaactcaggatcagtaatgtaatgtatgtacacagtgactgcaccagcagaatagtgagtgcagctctggagtataatacaggatgtaactcaggatcagtaatgtatgtacacagtgactgcaccagcagaatagtgagtgcagctctggggtataatacaggaggtaactcaggatcagtaatgtatgtacacagtgactgcaccagcagaatagtgagtgcagctctggggtataatacaggaggtaactcaggatcagtaatgtaatgtatgtacacagtgactgcaccagcagaatagtgagtgcagctctggggtataatacaggaggtaactcaggatcagtaatgtaatgtatgtacacagtgactgcaccagcagaatagtgagtgcagctctggagtagagacATGATGGTTCTTGTGGTGTCACCCTGTTCCCTCTGCTCTCGCCCTTCTGCAGGTTATGTCCGGATCCTTTTTGCCTTCGTGGCTTTCTATTTCATGCCGACCTCCCCCCTGGTGGCTTCCACCTTCTATCTGCTCAGTGGTCTCCTGGACGCCTTTGATGGACACGCCGCTCGAGCTCTGAATCAAGGTGCGGCCATGTTTGCTCTTATTGACCTGTAATCAGTTCTCAGTGCTGACGATGCAGATCACAGACAGGAGCAGAAATCCGACATGTTCCTTTTCCCCAGGCACCAAGTTTGGAGCCATGCTGGACATGCTGACTGACCGCTGCGCTACCATGTGCCTGCTGGTGAACCTGTCGCTGCTGTACCCGCCGTACACGCTGCTGTTCCAGCTGAGCATGAGCCTGGACATCGCCAGTCACTGGCTGCATCTCCACAGGTATCCGGTGCTGTGCTCAGTGTCGCCCCCTGCTGGAGAACACACTGGTCTGCCGTCTTATCTGCATCTTCTTGTTCTCCCCAGCTCCACCCTGAAGGGCAGCGACAGTCACAAGACCATCGACCTGTCGGGGAACCCCGTACTGCGGCTGTACTACACCTCCCGGGTAGGGGCACTGGGGAGTTTTCGGAGGTCTGTTTTGGTGGTTGATCGTTAGTTACTGACTTGTTTTTCTCGCAGCCGGTCCTGTTCTTCATGTGTGCCGGGAATGAGCTCTTCTACTGCATGTTATACCTGCTGCACTTCTCCGAGGGGCCAGCAGGTAGGCGCTGTTCTCCGTCTCTGTGCAGCCCTGTATCTGGGGTATAACATTTGGGGTGATCCTCTGTACTCCTGCCTTTCACAGTCACACTGGGGCCCCTCGGGGGAGTCGGCCTCTTCCGCCTCGTCGTCACGTTCTGCTGCCCGGTGTCTCTAGTGAAATCTCTCATCAGCCTCCTGCACCTGGTGACGGCGTCCTGCAACATGGCCGCCCTGGACCGCGCCGAGCGGGCGAGGAAGAAGCTGAAGGATTAAGGCGCGGGAGTGAAGTAATTTATTACCCGAGTGTTGGGTCTCGTATATCGTCCGCACAGACCTCCCTCCCCCACCGGGACCTCATTCCCAGGTTACCACCTCCCCCCAAAGCCACCGCCGCCTGGTGGTGGCATCAGGTATTACAGTCCATCCTGCTGCTCGTTGCTGTGTTATGGGGGCGCTGCTCGTGGATTTTATGGACCGCTGTTCCTGATCCTCAGTTTTCTGAACcttttttattgtaattttttatttggtatctttaAATATTGTTTCATTGAATTGTTTTTAATGTTTGGACGTTGCCCCTATCTTGCTCCtgtcacgcagagccagctcctcACCCTCGGGGATCATGAGCAGCGATGTATGTGTGCAATGGTGGCATTTACAGGCAGCCAGTCTGCTGTCACATGTGTTCATACCACAGCCCCTCGTGTGTTCCCCCACCGCGGCCCCTCGTGTGTTCTCCCATCGCGGCCCCTCGTGTGTTCCCCCATCGCGGCCCCTCGTGTGTTCCCCCATCGCGGCCCCTCGTGTGTTCCCCCATCGCGGCCCCTCGTGTGGCTCCCACAGCAGCCCCTTGTGTTCCCCCACCGCGGCCCCTTGTGTGTTCTCCCATCGCGGCCCCTCGTGTGTTCCCCCATCGCGGCCCCTCGTGTGTTCCCCCATCGCGGCCCCTCGTGTGTTCCCCCATCGCGGCCCCTCGTGTGTTCCCCCATCGCGGCCCCTCGTGTGTTCCCCCATCGCGGCCCCTCGTGTGTTCCCCCATCGCGGCCCCTCGTGTGTTCCCCCATCGCGGCCCCTCGTGTGGCTCCCACAGCAGCCCCTTGTGTTCCCCCACCGCGGCTCCTCGTGTGCCCCGGCCCCTCGTTTGCCCCCACCGCGGTCCCTCGTGTTCCCTCGCCGCGGCCCCTCGTGTGCCCCCACCGTGGTCCCTCGTGTGCCCCTACCGCGGTCCCTCGTGTGCCCCCACCGCAGCCCCCTCACTGAGTAGCTCTTTACAGGGAGATGTGAATACCATATGTAGCAGAGGAGACAAGCAGCGAGCAATCTCAGCGGGTGCTGTCTGGGGTCAGCGCTGGTTATTGGGGGGAAGGCAGAGGAAAGTCTCAGGGAAACGCCATTAGTTCACAGGAGTAAAAGTACCAAAAACAGCGCCCCCCCCCCATCCATGGATTGTGTCCGGTATTGCAATATTCGCACTGGTTTGGGATGAAGCCCGCCACATGTCTCCGATCCCGGACGAGGCTTTTAAATCCTATGTTGAATCCTTTCCTTCACTTATATTATGATGAGTAGAAAGCTTCCCCTCGTCCGGCGTCCACTTTTGCAGACCTCAAATGCCGGCGTCCGGGGTGGTTCTTATTGCAATTATTCAGCCCCTGCACGGTCACGACATTGTGCGCTTAGTGCAGATTTCACTTTCCATCTCTACTTACGTGGTTCCATccggagctgcattcacaattctgccgcTGGTGATCATCAGGACTGTACTGACAGACGCTGAAGCCCCACGATGCACGATGAGCTATGAATATTGTACTGTACCCGATGTAAAATACTATTACCCATAATGCACTACAGCCGAGCATGCTCTGCGAGAGGCGCTGACGACGCAGTGCCGGCcgaattgtgattgcagctctggctgCACCTCGTTCAGTGCAGCACATGAGATTTAGAAGTGGAGCGATACCCGTACACCGTCATGGCGACATTCCTGCCGTTTGTAGTACGCAGTGATAATTCTGAGGTTTTAATTCTCTATTATTTTATGGGACCAGATCAGAGGATCTCCACGGCGCAGTGTCGGTGCTCAGCGGCACACAGCCGGCGCCCTGCGTAGTATCCGGGTACTTGTGGTAGTTCTGTATCCCGTTGTCTCCGGTAGCCGAGCGTCGCGCCGTCT
Above is a genomic segment from Ranitomeya imitator isolate aRanImi1 unplaced genomic scaffold, aRanImi1.pri SCAFFOLD_1619, whole genome shotgun sequence containing:
- the LOC138654170 gene encoding CDP-diacylglycerol--inositol 3-phosphatidyltransferase-like, with translation MVLVVSPCSLCSRPSAGYVRILFAFVAFYFMPTSPLVASTFYLLSGLLDAFDGHAARALNQGTKFGAMLDMLTDRCATMCLLVNLSLLYPPYTLLFQLSMSLDIASHWLHLHSSTLKGSDSHKTIDLSGNPVLRLYYTSRPVLFFMCAGNELFYCMLYLLHFSEGPAVTLGPLGGVGLFRLVVTFCCPVSLVKSLISLLHLVTASCNMAALDRAERARKKLKD